The Flavobacterium johnsoniae genomic sequence TACCATAAAACAACCTTTTGTAATGTTGTCTTGAAGACTTTCTAAAACAGCTTGCTTGAAAATTTCTGTAATCGTTGTTCTGATATTTTCAGAGTTTTCAAAAAGCTGAATTAAACTTTCCTGATTTTGCTGCTGATAGCGTTTTAAAGACTTTACAAAAAGCTTTTGCTTATCGCCAAAAGTATCATACAAACTCGAACGGCTTAAACCTAAATGCGTTACCAAATCTTGTGCAGAAGTTCCGTTGTAGCCTTTGTGCCAAAAAATTTCAATTGCTTTCTCTAAAGCCTGATCTTCGTTAAATTCTTTCGTTCTAGCCATCGCTTCAAAATTAAATCAATTTCCAAAGATACTAAAAATACGGAACAATCGTTCCTGAATTAGTCAAAAAAATTATAATACTGTATTTACAGTAAGTCCACCGTCAACAACAATTTCAGTTCCTGTAATAAATGAAGCATCATCTGAAGCTAAAAAACTGATTGTTTTAGCAACTTCTGCTGCTTGTCCAAAACGTTTCAATAAAATTTTGTTTCCTAAAGCTGCGCCTAAACCTTCAACTTCTTCTTTTTCCAAACCTACTTTGCCGTATAATGGAGTTTCAATTGGACCAGGAGAAACTGCATTTACTCTAATTTTTCTCGGTGCCAATTCTGCTGCAAAAATTTTGTTTAATGATAAAACTGCTGCTTTACTTGCTCCATATACACTAGAACCTGGCATTCCTAATTGTGCATTTACAGAAGTATTGAAAATAACAGAACCACCATCATTTAAAATTGGCAATACTTTTTGAACTGTAAAATAAACTCCTTTTACATTCACATTCATGATATTGTCATAATGATCTTCTGAAGCTGAGTCAACTGGAGCAAAAGCTGCAATTCCAGCATTCAAGAATAAAATATCAACTTTTCCGAATTGTGCTTTTACTTGTTCTACTAAACTGTCAATTGATTTTAAATCAGATTGATCGGCAACAATTCCAGTAACGTTTAATTCAGTTTCTGCTTTTGCTAAAGCCTCTTTGTTTCTTCCTGTTACAATTACTTTTGCCCCTTTCGATAACAAGTCAGCAGCTGCTGCGTATCCTATTCCACTGTTTCCACCTGTCACGATTGCTACTTTGTTTTCTAAATTTTTCATTTTATAATTTTTTAAGTTATTGATTATTCAATTATTATGATACAAAGATATAATAACGGAACGATCGTTCCGTTATTATTTATGTTAAAAATAAGTTAATTTTTAAATAATACTTTTTCAAGCCTTTATTTATAAAGGATATAATTATTTAGTTATAAAGGAAAGAAATCGTAAAATGCCATAGATTCTTAATTTATCATTAATTTTGCATTAAAAATAAACTAAGATGGATATTCAATTTTTCAAAGAAAGTCCTTTTGCCACCATAATCTCTTTTCATAAGCTAATTGAATCTTTTGAAGAAATTGCTTTGTCTGATGTTGATTACAGATCAAATTACGCCAAAGCTATTTTAGAACAGATCGATTTGATTCCAGAATTACGAACTGGAATTACCGATTATTCTGTCATTAAAGACAATGAAGCTTTAATCAAAAATATATTAGCCGATTTATTTCCGACTGCATTGACGCACAACGAGATTAAAGCAGTAACGATTCCGTTTCAAAATATTTCTTTTAATTATACAGAGCGTTTCAAGAAAATCTTGAAAAATGCAGGAGATGAATTTTATATGGAAATTCGTGATTTTAGCGAACATCAATTCTATATCAATAACTGCTGTTTGATTCTTAGCTATTATTACAATCAGCATATCGACTTTAATCAGCCTTTTTTCTACGATATTCCAGATGAAAATGGTGTAGAAAGGCATTACAGAATTTTGTACAATGCTGATTTCATGGAAATTATTCCAACTAAAAATGCTATTGAGTTGACTCAAGAAGATATTGATCAGCTTATTGACAATTATAATGATATTGATTTATGGAAATCTAAATTCCCAAAAGGAAGCTGGATTTTAAGAGGTTTCGGAATTGTTTCTTTATTTGACGCTACGACAGAAAGTGCAATTTCTACTTTAAAAAGTAATTTGCTAAAACCTGGCGCAACAACCGCTACTTCAGGAGAGGAGATTTCTAACATATTTCAGTCTATTTTTAATCTTGCGAATCTAAAAGTCGGTTTTATTATTTACAATCCCGAAGAAGAGAAATTTCTCAGACCTGAAAAATATGACACACAACTTAGAAGTTTTTTACTTTCGACCGAACAGGAATTAGATTGTAAAAATGCTTTTTTTGGGTGTTCATTCGAAAATTTATTGGACAAGAATGAGCCTTTTGTAATTTCTAATGTCAAAAAATTCACAGAAGAATCAACAAATAAAAGACTGGGCGAACATTTATTAAAGCAAAATATTCAAAGCTGTATTTTTGCTCCAGTTATAAAAGACGGTCATTTGTTGGGTGTTGTAGAATTAGTTTCTGAAAAGCCAAGAGATTTAAATAGTGTAAATGCCACAAAACTGGATTTAGTTCTGCCGTATTTAACAGACACAATTGATCGTTATAATACGGATATGCAGCATCAAGTTGAAGCTATTATTCAGCGTGAGTACACTACAATTCACCCAAGTGTATATTGGAAATTTAAAAAAGAATCTCAGAATTACTTTCAAAACCTAAATCATACAAAGGATTATATTTTTAAGGAAATTGTTTTTAAAAATGTATTTCCGCTTTATGGACAAATTGATATTAAAGGTTCGTCTGAACATCGAAATGAAACTGTAAAAACTGATTTAAAAAGTCAGCTTACAGCTCTTTTGGAAATCTTTGACAATCAAAAACCTAACTCTAATCTAGTTCTTTTAGAACAAAGAAAGTTTGAATTAGAATCGCTTAGAAGTGAATTGGATTTTCCTTTAAAAGCAGATACAGAACAACATATTCAGCGTTATATTGAAGAAGAAATTCATCCGATTTTAAAAAACACAAAAGGCAGCGCTAAAGACGAAAAATTAGCAGAACTTTATTTTGAAAAGCTAGATGAAAAAACTGGAATGTTTTATCATGAAAGAAAAAAGTTTGATAACGCAATGTCTATTATCAATAAAAGACTTGCAACTGTTTTAGATAAAAAACAAGTTGAAGCGCAACAAATATATCCACATTATTACGAACGTTTTAAAACGGATGGTGTAGAACATAATTTATACATTGGAGCTTCAATTTCGCCAACTAGACCGTTCGATATTATGTATTTGCATAATCTTCGTTTGTGGCAATTGCAGACTTTATGCGAAATGGAATTGGAACATCACGAACTTAAAGAATCGCTTCCATACGAATTGGATGTTACTTCACTGATTTTGGTTTTCAGTTCTCCGCTTTCTATTCGTTTTAGAATGGATGAAAAACGTTTTGATGTTGACGGAACATATAATGCAAGATATGAAGTCGTAAAAAAACGAATTGACAAATCGAACATTAAAGGAAGTAACGAAAGAATTACTGAAAAAGAGAAAATTACAATTGTTTATTCTCAAAATAGTGAAGAAGCTGAATACTTAAAATATATAAAATACCTGCAACACAAGAAAATTTTAGAACCTGCGATTGAGCAATTTGA encodes the following:
- a CDS encoding TetR/AcrR family transcriptional regulator, which produces MARTKEFNEDQALEKAIEIFWHKGYNGTSAQDLVTHLGLSRSSLYDTFGDKQKLFVKSLKRYQQQNQESLIQLFENSENIRTTITEIFKQAVLESLQDNITKGCFMVNSAVELAMHDPEIGKIVHDNQKSVEDIFYNAVKKGQESGQISDKQEARSLARFIFNNYSGIRVLARGGEKDKQVYDDILKAIFSLF
- a CDS encoding glucose 1-dehydrogenase, with protein sequence MKNLENKVAIVTGGNSGIGYAAAADLLSKGAKVIVTGRNKEALAKAETELNVTGIVADQSDLKSIDSLVEQVKAQFGKVDILFLNAGIAAFAPVDSASEDHYDNIMNVNVKGVYFTVQKVLPILNDGGSVIFNTSVNAQLGMPGSSVYGASKAAVLSLNKIFAAELAPRKIRVNAVSPGPIETPLYGKVGLEKEEVEGLGAALGNKILLKRFGQAAEVAKTISFLASDDASFITGTEIVVDGGLTVNTVL
- a CDS encoding GAF domain-containing protein produces the protein MDIQFFKESPFATIISFHKLIESFEEIALSDVDYRSNYAKAILEQIDLIPELRTGITDYSVIKDNEALIKNILADLFPTALTHNEIKAVTIPFQNISFNYTERFKKILKNAGDEFYMEIRDFSEHQFYINNCCLILSYYYNQHIDFNQPFFYDIPDENGVERHYRILYNADFMEIIPTKNAIELTQEDIDQLIDNYNDIDLWKSKFPKGSWILRGFGIVSLFDATTESAISTLKSNLLKPGATTATSGEEISNIFQSIFNLANLKVGFIIYNPEEEKFLRPEKYDTQLRSFLLSTEQELDCKNAFFGCSFENLLDKNEPFVISNVKKFTEESTNKRLGEHLLKQNIQSCIFAPVIKDGHLLGVVELVSEKPRDLNSVNATKLDLVLPYLTDTIDRYNTDMQHQVEAIIQREYTTIHPSVYWKFKKESQNYFQNLNHTKDYIFKEIVFKNVFPLYGQIDIKGSSEHRNETVKTDLKSQLTALLEIFDNQKPNSNLVLLEQRKFELESLRSELDFPLKADTEQHIQRYIEEEIHPILKNTKGSAKDEKLAELYFEKLDEKTGMFYHERKKFDNAMSIINKRLATVLDKKQVEAQQIYPHYYERFKTDGVEHNLYIGASISPTRPFDIMYLHNLRLWQLQTLCEMELEHHELKESLPYELDVTSLILVFSSPLSIRFRMDEKRFDVDGTYNARYEVVKKRIDKSNIKGSNERITEKEKITIVYSQNSEEAEYLKYIKYLQHKKILEPAIEQFEVEDLQGVSGLRAIRVKVINNTSNSKTKKITYQDLLDELN